The sequence TAATTAGCCAATCTTCTTTCGGTGGAATGATTGCTATGTTTGGTGGCGTTGAAGCATTAGAGCCACTTAAACAGCCATTTGTTGAAAAGATGCGTGAGTCCGTCGCCGAAATTGGTCAAAGCGACACAGTCAAAAATGCGCTTAAAGAGCAGTTTGAATCGAAAGATATGATGGATGACATTAAATCGAATATTGAGCAGATCATCACTCAGCGCCTCAACGAGCTAACACCACAGCTAGTGAAGGAACTGGTTCAACAAATGATCAAGCAGCACCTCGGTTGGTTGGTTGTATGGGGTGGCGTATTTGGCGGCCTGATCGGTGTTATCTCTGCCACATTCCTTTAAAGCAATGTGAGTAATTCGGGGTTCACACCAAACCCCGTTTTATGCTCTTCTATCACCACTTCACTTCGCGTTTGAATCACACCGGGTAACGTACCCAACTTACGCGACATAAACGCCTGATACGCCTTCATGTCTTTCACTCTGATCTTGATCATCGTATCGAAGTCACCAGAAAGTGAATAACACTCCTCTACTTCAGGCATATCCTCAACCGCTTTGGCAAACTTTTCAAAAATTGAAAAACTGCTCTGATCTAATCGGATATGAATAAACACCTGAACATCCACACCCAACTTTTCTGGGCTCAGCTCAGCATGATAGCCAGTAATGAAGCCCTCTTTTTCTAAACGTTTTACACGTTCCGAACAAGGTGACGTCGTCAGATTGACTCGCTTGGCAAGCTCAACAACCGGTAGGCGCCCCTTCAGGTGCAAGAGCCGCAAAATCTCTTTATCAGTGCGATCGAGTTCCATCTCTTAATCTTCTGTTCTTCATCAATTGTCTCGCATAATAGCAAATCTATCTAAACATTCTCATCAACAAAAATGCAAAAAGCGACGCTTATGAAAGCGTCGCTTTTAATCAATCACGATAAATAACGAATAGTGTTAAGCGGGTGATAAACCAGAGTCCACAACAACAGCTGGTTTAAACTCTGTCGCACACACTCGACATGAAACGACTTTTTCCATCT comes from Vibrio astriarenae and encodes:
- a CDS encoding Lrp/AsnC family transcriptional regulator — translated: MELDRTDKEILRLLHLKGRLPVVELAKRVNLTTSPCSERVKRLEKEGFITGYHAELSPEKLGVDVQVFIHIRLDQSSFSIFEKFAKAVEDMPEVEECYSLSGDFDTMIKIRVKDMKAYQAFMSRKLGTLPGVIQTRSEVVIEEHKTGFGVNPELLTLL